The proteins below come from a single Halostagnicola larsenii XH-48 genomic window:
- a CDS encoding amidohydrolase, giving the protein MTSGSHVSLRRDLHRKPEPAWCEFYTTARLVETLSELDLTALHVGPDALAGDHRMGLPDEDELSAWYEQASAYDVDESILESLEGGYTGAVAVLEQGPGPTVGLRVDIDALPRRESDDTEHVPAAEGFRSEHEGAMHACGHDAHATIGIGVLEAIRESDFSGTLKVFFQPAEEVVGGGKSMAKSEHIADVDYLLAMHIGLDHPTSEVVAGVEGFLAVVHLEATFTGESAHAGGHPEQGRNANQALATAVQNLYGIPRHAGGATRINAGVIEGGSAANVIPEEARLVAEVRGETTELMRYMDEKARNVLRSAAEMHDCELEVETGAEAPSAHSDDELVSIVADAAGSVEGIDSVLERDELGGSEDATFLMREVQRNGGLACYVGVGTDHPGGHHTATFDVDEESIGHGIDVLTGAIERVGRDRP; this is encoded by the coding sequence ATGACCAGCGGATCGCACGTGTCCCTTCGTCGTGACCTGCACCGAAAACCCGAACCGGCGTGGTGTGAGTTCTACACCACCGCCCGTCTCGTCGAAACCCTCTCGGAACTCGACCTGACGGCCCTTCACGTCGGCCCAGACGCGCTCGCCGGCGACCATCGAATGGGCCTTCCCGACGAGGACGAACTATCGGCGTGGTACGAGCAGGCGTCGGCTTACGACGTCGACGAGTCGATCCTCGAGTCCCTCGAGGGCGGCTACACGGGAGCCGTCGCCGTGCTCGAGCAGGGACCGGGACCGACCGTGGGACTTCGCGTCGACATCGACGCGCTTCCGCGGCGCGAGTCCGACGATACGGAACACGTTCCCGCCGCCGAAGGGTTTCGCTCCGAACACGAGGGGGCGATGCACGCCTGCGGCCACGACGCGCACGCGACGATCGGAATCGGCGTGCTCGAGGCGATTCGAGAGAGCGACTTCTCGGGCACGCTCAAGGTCTTCTTCCAGCCCGCAGAGGAGGTCGTCGGCGGCGGCAAGTCGATGGCAAAGAGCGAGCACATCGCCGACGTCGATTATCTGCTCGCGATGCACATCGGTCTCGACCATCCGACCAGCGAGGTGGTGGCCGGCGTCGAGGGGTTCCTCGCCGTCGTCCACCTCGAGGCGACCTTTACCGGCGAATCCGCGCACGCGGGCGGCCATCCAGAACAGGGTCGAAACGCGAACCAGGCGCTCGCGACGGCCGTCCAGAACCTCTACGGCATTCCGCGCCACGCCGGCGGCGCGACGCGGATCAACGCGGGCGTCATCGAAGGCGGTAGCGCCGCGAACGTGATCCCGGAGGAGGCCAGACTGGTCGCAGAAGTCAGAGGCGAGACCACCGAACTGATGCGGTACATGGACGAAAAGGCTCGAAACGTCCTCCGCTCCGCGGCCGAGATGCACGACTGCGAACTCGAGGTTGAGACGGGTGCCGAAGCGCCGAGCGCCCACAGCGACGACGAACTCGTTTCGATCGTCGCCGACGCCGCGGGCAGCGTCGAGGGTATCGACTCGGTTCTCGAGCGCGACGAGCTCGGCGGCAGCGAAGACGCGACCTTCCTGATGCGGGAAGTCCAACGAAACGGCGGGCTGGCCTGCTATGTCGGCGTCGGTACCGACCATCCCGGCGGCCACCACACGGCTACCTTCGACGTCGACGAGGAGAGCATCGGTCACGGTATCGACGTGTTGACCGGTGCGATCGAGCGAGTCGGACGCGATCGGCCGTAA
- a CDS encoding 2Fe-2S iron-sulfur cluster-binding protein — protein sequence MTEYTVEFVGTGETITCSDKETILSRCLEEGIAQEYSCRVGMCLACSAEIVEGEVTQPAARGLTEAEAEEYALTCMARPNSDLKLDRGKYPPSIEAEIDSEGANGAATADD from the coding sequence ATGACAGAGTACACCGTCGAGTTCGTCGGTACCGGCGAGACGATCACCTGCTCGGACAAGGAGACGATTCTCAGCCGCTGTCTCGAGGAGGGGATCGCCCAGGAGTACTCCTGCCGCGTCGGGATGTGCCTGGCCTGTTCTGCGGAAATCGTCGAAGGGGAGGTCACCCAGCCCGCGGCCCGCGGGCTCACGGAAGCGGAAGCCGAGGAGTACGCGCTCACTTGTATGGCTCGCCCGAACTCCGACCTCAAACTCGACCGCGGGAAGTACCCGCCGAGCATCGAGGCCGAAATCGACTCCGAAGGTGCGAACGGGGCCGCGACCGCCGACGACTGA
- a CDS encoding tRNA(Ile)(2)-agmatinylcytidine synthase: MTIVGLDDTDSRERGMCTTFVATRVANRLRAESTVSRLLLVRLNPAVEYKTRGNAALAVHTDCDPDRAVEIARDGLESLSETADDRTNPGLVVADHDPASIPQSVSSFARDAIRDHLEIGEAESLIDECGYRSWHAGNGRGRIGALAAIGSWRALEEWTDEYISYRESDRWGTPRVVDHESVFAAAEEEYPDVWDTVDRIEGETVCVPHTPGPILHGIRGDDPEAVERVAAAIDAEPVASSQLFRTNQGTDAHLREGTISDVHDGWAYRLDGRVVSVPETRRGGHVFFALGALAVNEYRDGTGGDGASERATDGAPRLECAAFEPTKRFRDRVRELRVGDRLTVCGEVSRGTLKLEKLAVRDLVETELVTPTCLECGRTMESAGRDQGYRCRDCGTTAAGKSEVPIERDLEVGWYEVPPCARRHIAKPLVRGGFDAPVHPER; this comes from the coding sequence ATGACCATCGTCGGGCTCGACGACACCGACTCTCGAGAGCGCGGGATGTGTACCACGTTCGTGGCGACGAGGGTCGCGAACCGCCTGCGTGCGGAGAGCACCGTTTCGCGACTGTTGCTCGTCCGGCTCAATCCGGCAGTCGAGTACAAGACTCGCGGGAACGCCGCACTGGCCGTTCACACAGACTGCGATCCAGACCGAGCCGTTGAGATCGCTCGAGACGGACTCGAGTCGCTTTCGGAAACGGCGGACGATCGGACGAATCCGGGCCTAGTCGTCGCCGACCACGATCCGGCGTCGATCCCCCAGTCGGTCAGCTCGTTCGCCCGAGACGCGATTCGCGATCACCTCGAGATCGGCGAGGCCGAGTCCCTGATCGACGAGTGTGGGTACCGGTCGTGGCACGCGGGCAACGGCCGCGGGCGAATCGGCGCGCTGGCGGCGATCGGCAGCTGGCGAGCGCTCGAGGAGTGGACCGACGAGTACATCAGCTATCGCGAGTCAGATCGGTGGGGGACACCGCGCGTGGTCGACCACGAAAGCGTCTTCGCCGCCGCCGAGGAGGAATACCCCGACGTCTGGGACACCGTCGACCGCATCGAAGGCGAAACGGTCTGCGTTCCGCACACGCCGGGCCCGATTCTCCACGGAATCCGAGGCGACGACCCGGAGGCGGTCGAACGCGTTGCAGCAGCTATCGACGCCGAACCGGTCGCCTCGAGCCAACTGTTCCGCACGAATCAGGGAACCGACGCACACCTTCGAGAAGGGACGATTTCGGACGTTCACGACGGCTGGGCCTATCGACTCGACGGACGGGTCGTGTCCGTCCCCGAAACGCGCCGCGGCGGCCACGTCTTCTTCGCGCTCGGAGCGCTCGCGGTCAACGAGTACCGCGACGGTACCGGCGGCGACGGCGCGAGCGAACGCGCCACCGACGGCGCCCCCCGACTCGAGTGTGCGGCGTTCGAACCGACCAAGCGGTTCCGCGATCGCGTCCGCGAACTCCGCGTCGGCGATCGGCTCACCGTCTGCGGTGAAGTCTCTCGAGGAACGCTCAAACTCGAGAAGCTGGCGGTTCGCGACCTCGTCGAAACCGAACTCGTCACGCCGACCTGTCTCGAGTGCGGTCGGACGATGGAAAGCGCCGGCCGCGATCAGGGGTATCGATGCCGGGACTGCGGGACGACTGCGGCGGGAAAATCCGAAGTTCCGATCGAGCGCGACCTCGAGGTCGGCTGGTATGAAGTTCCCCCCTGTGCGCGCCGACACATCGCGAAACCGCTCGTTCGCGGCGGGTTCGACGCGCCGGTCCACCCGGAACGATAA
- a CDS encoding geranylgeranyl reductase family protein, whose translation MSTQEQSAATATTETRSPDVVVVGAGTAGCYAAATVAQEGYEVVVLERKTEAEAGHIACGDALKGADAFPEAIPKSKLEPAFTNTGVDHGRFEIPQEDTVLEIPVPGELAVIDRWEYGRRIIDGAQDAGVDFHYDTVVQDVLQNGDGRVTGVEAMSKGDPRTYEADIVIDGAGSLSILQDHVDFSESTYDTNVNYSQFCSAYREIVHVEEPVEWDDALVFKPTERAAGYLWYFPRTDTEINAGLGFQMTEEPMELVDDLKRDLENRAEFEGAEVEDKLGAALPTRRPYDSAVHPGFMSVGDAAGHVNPTTGGGIAGAAYAGSYAAEQAVEALETGDYSEETFWRYNERVMDHFGARYAALDVYNILSTAVDIDDLMGLLAAMPGDKLAEALYSGSANIGLKLKLESLIKSRGHWGTIWNLYRTKQRADELLAHYEDYPSSPDGFDAWQAERDELMERVYETTGADPKY comes from the coding sequence ATGAGTACGCAGGAACAGTCGGCTGCTACCGCGACGACCGAGACGCGCTCGCCCGACGTGGTCGTCGTCGGCGCAGGAACCGCAGGGTGTTACGCGGCCGCGACGGTCGCACAGGAGGGCTACGAGGTCGTCGTCCTCGAGCGGAAAACCGAGGCGGAGGCGGGCCACATCGCGTGTGGAGACGCGTTGAAGGGGGCGGACGCGTTCCCGGAAGCGATCCCGAAATCGAAGCTCGAGCCGGCGTTTACGAACACCGGCGTCGATCACGGCCGCTTCGAAATCCCGCAGGAAGACACCGTCCTCGAGATTCCGGTACCGGGCGAACTGGCGGTCATCGATCGCTGGGAGTACGGCCGGCGGATCATCGATGGGGCACAGGACGCCGGCGTCGACTTCCACTACGATACGGTCGTTCAGGACGTTTTGCAGAACGGCGACGGGCGAGTGACCGGCGTCGAGGCGATGAGCAAAGGCGATCCGCGCACCTACGAGGCAGACATCGTCATCGACGGCGCGGGGTCGCTCTCGATCCTGCAGGATCACGTCGACTTCTCGGAGTCGACGTACGATACGAACGTCAACTACTCGCAGTTCTGTTCTGCCTACCGGGAGATCGTCCACGTCGAAGAGCCCGTCGAGTGGGACGACGCGCTCGTGTTCAAACCGACCGAACGGGCGGCGGGCTACCTCTGGTACTTCCCGCGCACGGACACGGAGATCAACGCCGGACTCGGCTTCCAGATGACCGAGGAGCCGATGGAACTCGTCGACGACTTGAAGCGCGACCTCGAGAACAGAGCGGAGTTCGAGGGTGCCGAAGTCGAGGACAAACTCGGGGCCGCCCTCCCGACCCGCCGGCCGTACGATTCGGCGGTCCACCCCGGGTTCATGTCCGTCGGCGACGCCGCGGGCCACGTCAATCCGACCACCGGCGGCGGAATCGCCGGCGCGGCCTACGCCGGCAGCTACGCCGCCGAGCAGGCGGTCGAAGCCCTCGAGACCGGCGACTATAGCGAGGAGACCTTCTGGCGGTACAACGAACGCGTCATGGACCACTTCGGCGCGCGATACGCCGCCCTCGACGTGTACAACATCCTCTCGACCGCGGTCGACATCGACGACCTGATGGGGCTACTCGCGGCAATGCCCGGCGACAAACTCGCGGAGGCACTTTACTCCGGCAGCGCGAATATCGGCCTCAAACTCAAACTCGAGTCGCTGATAAAGAGCCGCGGCCACTGGGGAACGATCTGGAACCTCTATCGGACCAAACAGCGGGCCGACGAACTGCTGGCACACTACGAGGACTACCCCTCGAGTCCCGACGGGTTCGACGCATGGCAGGCCGAGCGCGACGAACTGATGGAACGAGTGTACGAAACGACCGGCGCGGATCCGAAGTACTAG